The Coffea arabica cultivar ET-39 chromosome 10e, Coffea Arabica ET-39 HiFi, whole genome shotgun sequence region AATGATGGGTGATGACCACGGGAACACAGCATTCTGGCAAAGAAGGCATCTTGACACAGATGGTGATGGTACGATGGGAGTGGATGACTTCAAGGAGCCCATGCCTGCCAAAgtcagaaaaatagaaagatagcACTGCTTGTGGGAGGGGCAGAAGAGATATGAGCCAGCGGAGGCCATTGGGATGTGTACAACAAGGAAAACACTGGCCACATCACCCCAAGAGTTTGGACATTTTTTTCTTTAGCTTTGCCGAGTTCAAGAGAATGATGACAGCGATCTGCGTTCCTAATAGAGTACAACAATAGTAACAATGCTGTGCTGCTCTCTCCTCATCCAACACCTACCTGCACCTCCTACTCTGCGCACAACAAGGGCTAATATTTCTACTAcatgaacccaaaaaaaaaaaaaaaaaaaacacacacacacacacacacacttccCCCATTTTGTTCTTGCTATAACGTTATCGTACATCACATGCTGTGGCTATTTTAGGTATCTGAACATGCTTTCATGCAGATAAACCGCCACCCTGTCTGCATATAAGCTAATCTTTGGATCCCTAGTTCCCACAAAGATGCTGTCATATATCAAACAGAATTTGCCCAAAATGCTTGTCATTCCCATTGCATGAGTGCAGACAAATAATATCTCAAGCTTCATTTGCATTTATAACAGCAGCTTAAAGGCCATTGAGGGTAACCACAATTTGACGAGCAGTACCAAAGTCACGGTGCTCACACAGCCATATTCCCTGTATCACCAAAAAGGGAACTGTTTAAGAAACCAACCTTTCAATAATTGATGCATTGGAACAAATTCCATTAGCTTCCAAGGGtcaatattttatcttttaatcactggaagcaaatatacaaaattgaaATCCAAATTAACAAAAGTAATCATGTCTTAGAAACTTCATTACATAGTACCGAAAGATTAACAAGGGACATCCCAAGAGCTGTTTATTACTACTAAAACTAACTATACTCATTCTAGTTCTTCACAACATCAGACATTCCCACTATAAATTGCTTGTTCCATTGACCGTATATTACCTAATATTGCAGTCTTTATAATTAAAGAAACTCACCAGACTCCTAGTCGAAGTATCGTCTcagaatataaataaaatatgccTCCGCAGTCCGCACTATGAATATATAGCATCGGAACAATGATTAATCAATCATCATAGCCATGGCATAAGTGGACGATGGATCTTTGAATTGAAGTTCAACCATCTGTAGTTCATTACTCTACAATTCTTGATATTGTTTTGCATATATCAATTTGAATCAGAACGTCTAACATGCACCTTCACTTACTGTATTTAGTTGTTAAATCTCAGAAACCTAATCCTATATTCTTCCACCAATCAATTCAGAACCAACACACCAGATTATCCGATATAGTTCGCTGCAATTTGTGCAACTATTAAATGAATTGATATAGGGTCCTATTGGATGGTGTGtgtttttgggtgtttgtctagAAATTTACTCTAGAttattttagttgttttaggcGTGTTTGTCCAAAACACCCCCTTCCCCCTCCACCCTCCTACCCTGACCACCTGCCACCCACCCCTAATCACCGCCCCCTCCCTCCTCATTTCCCCCACTACCCACCACCTGCCACCTCTCCTCTCCACAGTATGTACTCAAGGGAAGGCATGCATGTGAGAAGGAAGTTTAAGCTGCTCCAAATGGCTACACTTTAAGTAGGCATAGAATTCTTTCCTTATTGGAACCCAACAAGCCATGCAGATGACAAAGTTTGAATCTCCTTCCTTCTGCTGAGAAAATGATGAAGCCCCTCTTTCATTTGGGCTTTAGATTGGTTAACTAAACGATGAAGTAAACATGTTTGGATTAAACAAACTGGATATATCCATATGAAACATGAATGCCACAAATGAATTCTAACTTTGGTTTGGTAAACCAAAGCCAAAGCCAATAATACACAGACTATTTGAGCAATGTACAGTATAAGGTTGACAAGAAGGGTATGTTGGAAGCATGAAATTGGTCAACATGTACTTGGGGTAAAAAGGGGAAATTTTTATGAAACAGCAAGAAGAGAATGCAGTACCTGCCAAGTTCCCATGTTAAGCTTTCCATTGGTAATTGGTATCCTACACGACCCAAACACACTGTCAATGGCTTTTTCAACAATAATAAAACATAACAACATTCCAACAAAAGATAACGAACTAGATTTACGTCAGGGTGCAGCCAAACATTGATGACTTGATGTGAGCGGGCATGTCATCTGGACCTGCAGAATAATACAATTCTTGAtcatcattttgagatttgtaAACAATTAactcaaaaatattttgacaaataGGATTTTACAACTTCATGCCACTTAGCCACCATTCTGGCTGCAATGTGATATTTCACAATTGGCATTTGAAATTTTCCATTCCAGGAACGAAGTATTCATACTTTAAACATGAATATAATTATGCAAAATGGTGTCTCAGTGTCTGCAATTTGCAAGAGATATACTGCTTGATCGACTGAAATTTCTTCAACCATGCATAGTAAAAAGTTAAAGAAGGTTTGGTGTCATGAGCACAAGAAATACAGCCAAATGATGGGACAACATAATATGCACTTGTCAAAAGAAGCAAGCAAAAGGAGATGCAAACAAGACCTCAAAGATAACAACATATGTGGCATATCTTGATTTAGTTATCATCTCCAGATATTGCAATAGTTGCCAATTTCTTTGGATATCTGATACTTAAACTACAAGATATGCCAATCCCTTCTGACAGTTCAAATTGCATTATACAGCAAGCTAAATAAAGACATGAGAACAAGAACTCGAAATTAGCAAGATAATTGGCGAATCATAATTTGTTCTCTCGAAACTTTGCAATCCAACACTTAATATAAAACTTCAGCACAGAGAAAGAAACCAAAACTTCCCTAACAAACCCCTACCACCCTGCCACTTCAAGTTTAGAACCTTGGACCACATGCATCATGCTGCAAAAGTTCAATTTAACCTCTTTCTTCATCATATACTGTAGAATAACTTACCTCCTCCACTTCAGGAAGAGGATGATGATGCTAGTTATAAAAGATATATCCAGGCGCgtaaacaaatttaaaaaaaggatTGGGTTAGGGCAGAATAAACTTTCATTAAAACTCTTCCTTGATAAAAAGTTCCTCTAACAAATGCAGAAATTGAACATACTAGCAGACACATAAATGAAATATtaatttcatgaaaaaaataattccaaataaaaaaaagcttTCCAGGCAAATGGAACAATCTGCAAAGCAGAGAATCTTGCTCTCAGGAAAATAGGCCATAGACTAACCTTCCAATGTATGCTTCCATGGAGCTGAATTTCCCTGGAATCAAGTTTCAAATATAAATAACACAGGAAACAGACAATATACACTATTGCATCTAAATATTCAACTAACAAGCTTACCTCAGGAACTACCCTGTTCAGAAATGCCTCAGTATCATCTCGAACATCAGAGTCATAGTTCTCATTAATGGTCAATGAAGCACTGGTATGCTGCACTGATGcatcaaggaaaaaggaaaataaatgctcCACAATATGAGCTACGGGTTCGTCACACTTACACCAATTAAGATCTGGTTAACTTACCACTATGGCCCTAGAGTTTGAGAAATTATGAACCCCTTTTGACTGAATAGTCAACTAACAAAAAAACCCCTCACTGTCAAATCCCATTACACCAAAAAGACTACATTTTAAGTGCCTATGACATTTTCTGTTGCCAAAGTAATCTTTTAACAATGCTTAGTCATCAAGTTAGGGAAGTGTATTAATAAGAATAGGAATGCttctaacaaaacaaaaacaaattttaTCTAGCATACTTTACTtctaagaaaacagttccattGAATAACCCACTTAAACAAATTGATAAAGCAAATACTTCTAAGAAAACAAATTCCATCAAGAATACAAATATTTCTAAGAGTACAAACCAGGATGTAACGCAATCTTATAGCAATCCCATATttagcttttttatttttcatgaacAATTAGCAACATATTACTAGATAACACCTACTTGAACACTTAAAACCTCAATGATATTAGTCTACATAGTTAAAAACCTGATAGATGCATAAAATCCAAGACTGACACAGGGAAACATGCATCGCCAGAATGACATCTTTCTGACAATGCATCAAGAAAACAGTATTGGTTCCTAATATTGCATAACCTTTTATATTTTACTAATTGATTAATCCCTTTTTcttagaaaacaaaaataaaatatctacAGGAAAAAAGTGGGTAACTAATAAAATTGTAATAAATTGCtttgatattaaaaaaaatttcagctacAAATTTAGAATAAAATAAACTATTAAACGTTCTTTGTTTGCTCGGAAGAAAATAAAAGCAATAGTTTGCAGGATTTCAGGGTAACACTAGTAATCAATGGTCAATTAGTATAAAAAAAACGATGAGATAATCTACAACAGTCTTTCTTTTCTAAATATGTAATTATCAAAACCTAATGAATCTTAATAGGGGatgcaattttttaaattaaatgccTATTGTAattttctgctttttttttaaGACAGATTCATCATGATTGCTAAGTACTATCCAAaagatttaaaaatatatggaGTACTTCCAGAGTTCCAAAAGTTGATTACACTATCAGGTATTATTAGACAAAATAAATGTGCTAGACTTTCTATGCATCAGTAAAAATCAActttagagagagaaagagagggagtCTGTGTGGTGATAATGATAAAATTAAGTTCTAAAGATACCAACATAAGCAATCACTCTAAGAAAATGGCTACACCAAGAAATGCATCTACCATAATACAATAAGATTTTACAAAGGGTTCTGATGAAAAATATATGAATCTAGATTGCCAAATGAATATGGACACTAACCATATAATTGTTAAAGATGCATTTAAAATAGAAATAAGTAAACCAAAATAGTTAAAGGATTTCAAGATTAAACCACTTTTAGTATGACAATCTAGAGGTATTAAGCTGAAAAGACACCATAACCCTACCCACTATTCTGATATTAAAATCAGAAGTACAGAAATCTAGTCGATAAAGTTTAGATTGCCCTCATTGTCTTATACCTttcttttgagttatcttttaTACATACATACTAGTCTGAGGAATTAAAATATTTATCTTATTACATTAACTTGCTCATCCTCTCCCTCCTCCACCTCCTAATAATccaacaatttaaaaaaaaaaaaaaaaagaatccagGACAAAAACATAGAACACGCACAGGCCAATCAACAAATTATAAATACTAATGCACTCATTTGCTGGACATTTGCAGACTTGAAGAATCAAAAGGGTGCACACAAAAAGACATCCCCATATAAAGAATAGAAATGCAACTTATAGAAACTATGAAACAGTCAACACCAAAAGCAACCTGTCCCCAACATTGTACAGACCAGCAGACCTGGTTGTACTATCGGAAGAAAATATGATGGTTTCAGAGGTAAAGGGAATGTAGAGGTGTGGAGGTGGCTGCCATAGCAACAAAGGAGATGGATATGCTTGAAGAGAAGAATTAGCGGCAACAAGAGGGCCAGGGGTGGGCAATGCATCTGGCAGTGGCTTGGAAAGGAGGGGTGGAGAGTAGCACTGTAGCCTAAAGAAAAGAGACAAGAGCAAGAAGGGGTGGTTCAATTGAGGGAAGAAGAGGCAGGGGCTACTAGGGGATGAAGGGCAGGTGCATAAAAAAGAGGAAAGGAAGATAGGCACAAGGGAACATGCTGAAGAAAAGGAAGGGAAATATGTATAAGGGACACCTAGTTGGTGAAGGGGAAGGAGCGTGGAGAAATACAAAGCAGCGAAGAGGGGTGGCCAGCGGAAGAAGCAGAGGAAAGAAGAGGGGGGGGGTTCCTAGAGAAGGATTGGTCTGTCAAATACTTACAGAAAAGATGTGCAAGACCACATTTAAAGCCTGACAAGTCTTGCCcaatttccttcaaaatctgagACATGGAAAAGGTCACTAATCACTACCACCTTCACATGAATGAAAGTAAAGCACCAAAATAAACAGATGTGCACATGTAGTTATTCCAGGTAATTTTCTCAATATATGAACAAAACATCCCTCACATTTACCCGTTCGactttttcgtccctcacatttaaaaTGATGCATTTAAGTCTCCCGCAAATATGAAGCACACCAATTGAGCTAGCTGTCAGGATCGATCAGAAGAAGTTTTAGGATCAGGTAAATGTCGGGTCATTGGATATGTAGTGGGTGGGTCAAAATCCCTGATTTTACCTTTTCTACGCCACTAAAATTCATAACGCGCAAGTCCTGTGACAGTTTTAAGCTAAGGTTACGGGAACTAGAGTTAGGATCAAGTTGGTATCTTTCACTTTTGCGAGGAATGCAAATGCATCATTTTAAATGtgaggaacaaaaaaaaaagttaaattgcAAAACACGAGGGACGTTTTGATTTAAGTACCAACACTCACAGGTTGTGTTAACTAATAGTAGTACTGCAAAAAACTATTTAAGCACTAATTACTAGCATAAAATATCAAAGAACATTTATACAGATTGATGACTGAAAATTACTACTGACAAACAATACCTACAAATGGTACAATGGGAACGTCATACGGCCACACTTGATTTGTACTGGAAAAGAAAATCCTGGGGCGTGAGGGTGGGTTTTAACGGTAAGCGGCAAACACCAAAGATCAACGGGGAACATGTTTACCTTCCAGAAGGCCAGAAAAGTTAAGTGGGATTTTAAAAGAATTACCTTTGCAGAAAAGTGGTAAAGCTGCAAAAGCTCAAAGGTGGGATGAAAGCTTTAAAACTGTAGCAAGTAAGAGGCGTATGCTATATTGATGTGGGAAgacaaaacacaaaagaatTTGTAGTGGCGATGCACAGAACAAAATGTTTGTGCAATCCCGCCGGGGGTATAATAGGTGGCGTTACCTTGGAGGTGATAAGATGACAGCCTCGCATCTGTGGAGGGATGGTAATAGTCTTCTGAGCCCACTTGGGTGAGGTAGCAGTAGCAGCCGCGGCGGCACCACCCCCGGAGGAAGCCATGATCGGGAATGAGCGGTGACGGTGGATTGTCCTCCTCTTGGGAATCTGAGTTGCGGTGCGGAGGGACTTTAATCTGATGATGGGTCCCGGTCCCGGTCCCAGGCACAACTGGTTGGCGGCGAAGGTTGTTGTTAATGGGCGACTGGTATCAGAGGAGACGGAGCACACCAAAAATGAAGAGGCCAACGATGAGAGGTTCATCTCAGGGGAAGATTGAATAcctatttatatttattagcttaaaatttttaaatttatccTCTTCGTCCTCCCTTCTTCAACAAATCAACCAATTCTCCAATTACTTTGCTTACTAGTCAGTGCTGCTCCATTGCTATTAGTAGTGTTTCTGCAGACTACAGACTCGTGTAAATCTCATCTACTCCGGGCCGGCCACTATCTTCCTGCTCTTTACTTGGGTTGGGTTTGCCCATACCACACCCAACAAATTCTAGTATCTAGACTCGAGAGATTCCGgactcccccccccccttctaAGCCCCAAACTGAGCGATGCTAAGCATCAGCCCACTCGCTTATggcttttttcatttctttttaatGTTCAGTGGTTTGATCACAACTTATAATCATATCATTGCTAACTACAAAATTGTAGTAATGCTACTATAGTAGGAGAAAAGGATGAGTGAGAAATTGCAAATCTTACAATAGAAATATAAACTAGAAGTAACCGGACTATGCAAGCATAGTCTAGGCCCATCTATAAAATTATGGTTAAAATTCATTACACTATAGTTTgctttcaaataaaaagaaattataatTGTCAAAAAATGAGTCTAAAAAAGTTTATATATAGTGGAatgtttcaaaagtttgctctaACTTGCTTATTGTGATGCAATGGAGACATATACTATATTGTATGGACAAACAACAACAAAGAATTCAAAAACCAAACACATGAGAAATGTAAAACCAGTTCAATATTAACATAAATGATATGTACTTCATAAAACTCAAGTATCATGCCATTATAATTACAAATGCATAAAATTTCAccattatttctttttcaaacaaGATATCACCATCATGTAAAAATTTCTATCCTACAAATTCACAATAAAACTTGCAAGAAAGTTGAATGAAAGGCTtttcaatgcataaaaagggtacaAAAATTCAATACCAAAGAACTAGTAAAGGAAGTGCAAGATTCAATTATGCATTAAAAAGGAACTAAAACATTAGAattgcaaaaaataaattttgcattTAGACTTAAGACAAACCGCACAAAAGGAAAATCGATTTGCAGAATCAAAATAATGGAAGGCTTAATCAATATCaaggaaatcaagccaaaataaataaatacaccaAGGTAACATAATAAAgaggcaaaaaaagaaaaatgataaaggCTAAATAAAATACagttaataaaaaaaagttaagtCCATATTTTGGAGTGTGAAACGAGGGAAGaatagaaataaaaagaaaatgaaatataCCAGACAGTAGGAGTAGTGGAGGTAAATAGTCTATAGTCTATATTTCTTCTAAACAAAAAGATGAtcatgatttgatttttgaacaaTGGAATAAATGAAATATCCATTCCCGTGCAAGAAAAACATACATTCAATTAATtatagaggaaaaaagaaaagatgcaTTGATTGAGCGGAATGAGGAAAGGCAGAGAAAAATTAGgatgaaggaaaaaagaaaaagaaaagcaaaaaactaaattaaaaagttgaaggattaatctttcttacactgacagtgtacgcactgtcagcgttggatgaatgacaaccatgcaaaatttgaatttaaaatttaacttttgcacacatgtcatgaatcaaacgatgatagtgtatatactgtcagtatatataagatttactcaaagTTAAAATTGATGGAATAGGAAGTGACAATATAAATCAGTTGATTGTTGCGACACCTCTCCAGGTCaataataattatctaaaaaaatagtaagaaaataatcttagtataattaattataacgaaaaaatttgaaatgggAGATGAAGGTTAAAAGTAAagatagaaaaaggaaaaaaaaaaaagaattggaaGGAGAGATATTTATGACTTTtgactaataaaaaaaaatagtggaGCAAAAGTTCAACTACAATAAGAAACTGACACTTGTCAAAATAAGAGACTATACACTTGGCAAAAAAAAGAGGTTGCTACACtaacctctttttctttttatatacaAGGTAGAAGAAAGGGTACGAGAGTCAAGACTAAGAGCTACACGTTAAGCAACCTCgcaaaaaattgactaaatttgAGTTACTCAAAAACAAAACGTATGAGTTGAGTTGAGGTGGAGTGTTTCTAAAATCATAAGTTTAAGGAGTCTAATTGATCTttcaatacatatatatatatatatatatatatatatttaaaaaaaattttatttattagtatgATACGTCGATTATATCCTTTATTTGACATTacatataaaatatttattttttacgtgagttcatttgaaaattcgaaGAGGTTGAGTTTAGTTATTATCTTAATTAATTTGAGTTGAGTACCGGATCTCCACTTCAATGCACCCTTATCCTGTGCTAAATTGGCTAATATTTGATGGCTAAATTGGCATATATTgctaattattttcttttaagcAAGAGGTCTTAACTCTTAAACCCCAGACCTCTCCCATAGTGCTAATTAGTTAAGCACTAATTCTAGAGTATTAGTAGGGAATGTTATTAAAAATAGACAATataatttgtttttcaaataatatGTTGTTGTATTATAAACAAAATTTCCAACCACCTccctatgatttttcaaataatctcctatgaTATTTGGGTATGGTTCAGTGATTATGCATGATTGGTTGATGGTTGATTTTTGCTGTTCCTTCCTTCCGTCACTAATTTTCATTTTACTACGATTTGCTTCCTTTAGTTCGTTGATGTATGTTTGTATAGGAGgaggatttgatggtacagGAATCAATCAAATCCATTTTACCACTTTAGGGTATTCATTTTTCGTATATACCACAGTGCTGCTTTTGCTACGCTACTATTGCTCGTAGGATCGCCATCGCCCAGCAGACAAGAAGCCACCGTGTCGGCGGGACTCTAATTTACTCATCCTCGGAACTACTTGAAATGGCGGCGGCTGTGTCACATTGGCGGCGGCGGCGGTCATCTCTGTGTGCTGCACTCGTGGTTGTGGGTGCTGTCATCGTCGCATTCTTCGGGGTGTCTCCTTGCAATGCCTTGTTGTTGTCGGAAGAAGCAGAAGAGGATAACAAGTCTCTTGTTTCCCGAATTGCCTTCGGATCCTGCGCCAACCAGAGCGCTCCCCaggtttttctcttttcttcttctttttttttttcccaaataacAGTGTAATATTAAGAAAGAAGAAACAGTTCGTCATTCGGTAGATTGATTTAAAGTAGGAGGAGCAAGTATCTTTCTTGATTACTAGGTTACTATTGATTAGATGATGGTATTTCTCCCACTTCTACGGCTAAgcatttttcattcttttgaagccCATATGGGATGCAATCATCGACTTCAATCCCCATGTATTTATCTGGCTGGGCGACAACATATACGGTGACATCCGCCGTCCCTTTAGGCTTTTCGGCAAACAAAGAACTATTGGTCCTTGGAAGAATGTTCCCCGTTTCATCCCTTCCTCCGAGCATGAAATGCAGTCTAGATATCTCCTGGCTAAAAACTCTCCCGGTTACTCTCGTCTTCGCCTCAGCACCAAGGTACCTTCTCTTCTTCCTAGTTAGTTTTTTTCCTGATGTACTATACTACTACTACCCGTACTACTGCTACCTCTACCTCCCTTCTCATTCTGCAGGTTATTGGCACTTGGGACGACCATGATTATGGACTAAACGATGCCGGCAAGGAATTCAGTGCCAAAATCACCAACCAAAGGCTTTTGCTAGATTTCTTGGACGAGCCCCAAGATAGTCCCCGGTTGGATTCCCTTCTCCCTCCACTTCAAATAAGTCCTCCCCTCATTCTATACATATCACACCTACCTTCTGAAAAATTAAGCTGCAAATTACACTTCACGCTGACATGCACTTGGTCCACCCATGCTAAAGCTCAACCTTTTTTCACGCACCAGCTATCTTTTTTGATAGGCGCAAGCAAGCAGGTGTCTATGCATCGTACACATTTGGCCCAAGGGGTAGACAAGTCAAGGTATTGTAACTCCCAACATCCACTATTCTTGCTCCTGCGTGGAAGACTGGGACTTCTCGTGTTTTGTTATGGGTCTTAGACTTCTTCAGGTTATTCTTTTGGATACTAGGTACCATAGAGACCCTTTATTTAGTGATGGAAGTATCTTGGGAAGTCTGCAATGGGAATGGTTGGCGAAGGAGTTAAAAGGTCCTGCCACAGCCATTACTATCATCGGATCTTCTATACAGGtagatattttgaaaatttttttatcatcTGTTATGTTAGATTATGCATCGTTGTTGCTGTGCTGGTTCCTGGTGCGCTATGATGCTACAAGCTCTGATGTAGGATCAATATAGCGCTTTAATCACAATGATGCTTTTCCCGCTCTTTGTTCTGTTTAAATGGGGTTTTATGAATGTCCACTTTTGCCCTTCCCTGAAACCAGAAAGTGGAGATAGATGGTGGTTGGAAATTTTTTGATGGTGGAGTGTGGAAGGACTAAATTGGtcaaagaaaattttcttcaagGACTGAATTGGTGAAAGTAAAAGATGAAGGATATAAAGTTGAAGGACTAATCCAGCCATTTGTCCTAACACTGATACTATCTCACTCAACCTCTCTATCATACGATCCTGTGGTTGATTGCTGCTTGTATCATTCACTGGGGAACATGTTGATAGATGTGCGGATTTAGCATTTCATTTATCCTTGTCTTCTGAATTGGTCTCaaaaaaaagcaagaaagaaacaCTATATGTTGCTATATGACTTTTTCCCAttcttaatttgtttctttttatgtGACAGTCGGACGTAAGTCACCACATATGAACTGGATAGGAGTGGTTCAATTCAACCAAATAGTGCCGGatttgtattcatgttgtttaattgccttttcattttcttggcaTTTTTGGTATATTTCTTGTCAAGATCATTTGGTGACACTCTTACTGCCACATTTTACATGCTTGGTGAACATAGCTTGGGAAAGAGGATTAGGAGAAAGTTTTTAGTGGAACTCATTCTTTGTTCCTGAATCCACTTCGTTTTTTGTTTACTTCTCATCCTTTTTATAAATTCTTCATGTTGCTTGTTCCTCCAGGTGATATCAAACCTGTCAGCAACCACTGGCCCTTTGTTTTACATGGAGTCCTGGGGTCGttttccaaaagaaagaagTCGTCTTTTTGAATTAATATCTGAGAGTAAGGTGATGGTTTCTTGATTACTTTTTtaacaaggaaaaaaattttaattcactTCTGATTGAGCTGGATAAGCGTTTTCTAGTGCTATTGACCTTTTTCATACAAGCTTGAAGAACTTAATATCTACACTCAGTTGAAGATTGTCAGTATAATTTGATCTCGtattcaaattcttgtttgttttcttgttaTTCTTGAAATAGAGGGAAGGGGTGTTCTTCATCAGTGGGGATGTTCATTTTGGCGAAATTACAAGATATGATTGTGCAGCTGGATACCCCTTATATGATATAACATCAAGTGGGATTACCCAGGCTGTGGAGAAGGCAGTCCCTTCACCACTTCATTTCCTTGTGAGAGTTGCGGCACGCTTGACTCCGAGTACTATGAGAGTGATGGATAGAGGCTGCAGCTACAGTTCATGTACGTATGGTATGTCCTCGATTGCATTTTATTGAGCTTACCTGACTTGCTGCATGCATTTGGATAATTGATCTCCAAGATCTGCATATTTTTTAGGGAAGCCAAATTTTGGAATAGTTGAGATTAACTGGGATACTGCTCCTGTCAATTTGAAATTCgaagtgagggatgaaaatggagatacTGTTATTGGAGTGAATACCTCATTATCACAATTGAAAGCCCAAAGGACGGAATCTAAGTTTACCAAGGTAGAAGGGAAATATAAAAACCATTGCCTTTTGGAAGTTGAACTGCCATGGATGATCAGATATCGGTTGGCCATCATGTTCTTTTGCACTGTAGGAGGTACTTGTCATTTTctcctcctttttcttttattaatgATTTCTTGTGAGAGTTTTCCTGGTATGATGGAGTTAACTGTTATTCAGAGAATTATAGCATCAAATAGTCGCCAAGTAGAATTATGCACTTATTGCTCAAtggagcttctttttttttcttttttaatttaaatcAATGGCTTTAATAAGAGGCTTAGAT contains the following coding sequences:
- the LOC113712290 gene encoding uncharacterized protein isoform X2, translating into MNLSSLASSFLVCSVSSDTSRPLTTTFAANQLCLGPGPGPIIRLKSLRTATQIPKRRTIHRHRSFPIMASSGGGAAAAATATSPKWAQKTITIPPQMRGCHLITSKHTSASLTINENYDSDVRDDTEAFLNRVVPEGNSAPWKHTLEGPDDMPAHIKSSMFGCTLTIPITNGKLNMGTWQGIWLCEHRDFGTARQIVVTLNGL
- the LOC113712290 gene encoding uncharacterized protein isoform X1 — encoded protein: MNLSSLASSFLVCSVSSDTSRPLTTTFAANQLCLGPGPGPIIRLKSLRTATQIPKRRTIHRHRSFPIMASSGGGAAAAATATSPKWAQKTITIPPQMRGCHLITSKILKEIGQDLSGFKCGLAHLFLQHTSASLTINENYDSDVRDDTEAFLNRVVPEGNSAPWKHTLEGPDDMPAHIKSSMFGCTLTIPITNGKLNMGTWQGIWLCEHRDFGTARQIVVTLNGL
- the LOC113712290 gene encoding uncharacterized protein isoform X3 gives rise to the protein MNLSSLASSFLVCSVSSDTSRPLTTTFAANQLCLGPGPGPIIRLKSLRTATQIPKRRTIHRHRSFPIMASSGGGAAAAATATSPKWAQKTITIPPQMRGCHLITSKILKEIGQDLSGFKCGLAHLFLQHTSASLTINENYDSDVRDDTEAFLNRVVPEGNSAPWKHTLEGPDDMPAHIKSSMFGCTLT